From Deltaproteobacteria bacterium:
TTTCGTCCAGATCGAATTCCTGTTCCACGCCCATCACCAATTCGACGACCATCAGGCTGTCGGCCCCGAGATCCTTCATGAAATCCGATTCGGGTTTCACCATCTCGGGCGCGAGCGGGCCGTCCTTGCGCTTGATATTCGCGCAGATCACCTTGACGACCCGATCGAAGAGTTCCTGCTGCTTGCCCGTATACATCTCGCCTCCGCGGGCCGGTGCCCGGTTTGCCCCCGCGCGAATCGGCACGCGCCGACGTCCTACATCCACAATCCGCCGTCCACCACCAGTGTCCGGCCGGTTACATACTCCGAGTCCGGTCCCGCCAGAAACGCCACCGCCGCCGCGACGTCTTCGGGCGTCCCCGCGCGGCCGAGCGGAATCCGTTCCAGGATCGACGCGCGAAACGCCTCGTCCATCGAGTCCGCCATGCCGCCCGCGCCCGTCTCCACCAGTCCCGGCGCGACGACGTTGACGAGTATATGCCGCGCGGCCAATTCCTTGGCAAGCGACTTCGCGAGCCCCGTGAGCGCCGACTTCGACGCCGCGTAAACCGCCTGACCC
This genomic window contains:
- the acpP gene encoding acyl carrier protein; translation: MYTGKQQELFDRVVKVICANIKRKDGPLAPEMVKPESDFMKDLGADSLMVVELVMGVEQEFDLDEIPESDIEKIRTVADVIDYLTRVLQIS